The segment AACAGTGCAGTGAATAGAGTGGTTTCAGTTGAAGAGCTACGTGCTTGTAACTTATTTGGAACTTGGATTGGCAATCGGTGCAGTTCCATGGGTAGTATTATTTTTGTAGTTCAGTAATGAATGTAGCAAAGTTAGATTAACATtcatctggttttgtttccattACACTGTGTATTTTGAAAAACTGTGAAGTGTCACTATGTCATTTACAGGATTGTGGACAACATGCCTGTGACGTGGTGTTATGATGTGGAAGATGGCCAGAGGTTCTGTAATCCTGGTTTTCCTATTGGCTGTTACATTACAGAAGATGGCCGTCCAAAAGATGCCTGTGTTATTAATGTATGTTTATgcaattatatattttttaataccACTTTTTACTAATTTAGAGACTAGCATTTCTCCTTTGTCATGTTTCTATGGTGAGTCCCTGCTGCTTTAAGAACCCATGTTGCCTAAAGGTAGGCAAGTGTCTTGGGCTGTGTAAGTACCTCAATTTGAAAGCCTGATCTAAGCCTGAGAACCTTGTCTCTTATGCTGCATAGTACAGAAGGGCTCTAAAAGATCAAGGGATGAACATGCATAGCATTTAGTACATGTGGAGTGTAAAGGTGAAGGAAAGCATATCTTCCTTCATTGCCTAAGAAACTGAAATGTTTGAAGGCTTGGACTTTACATCTTTGTGGGATAGAAGTGTTTTCATGGAAGCAGATTTGCATAGGTGTGTTTGTACCTCTGCATACTTTTCAAAGGTTTGCTTTCCCTAAAACTGGAAGCTGATGGAAAAAGACGTAAGATTTCTGCATGGGCAAAGATTCTCTTGTGATAGATGATAATAGTGGTGGAGGTCCAGAGAAGTGCACTGAAAGCATTATGGAGATAAGAATACAACAGGAAGTCCAGGAAGTCTTTAGACTACCGCAGACCTCTTCCATGGCAAGATCACTGAGAACTTGGAATAGGTTTTCGGGTTTTTTCAAAATAGTTGGTTTTACTTAATAAATATTAACTACAAGTAACAGTTTCTGTGGTTGGCAATTTTGTTTAATTGCCTCCATAATGAATTAGTTGAGGGGCTCCATATGAACTGCTGCATTTATGATCAAATGTGTAATCTGGcaatagtattttaattttattttaatacttgcttttaataaaaggaaaataacctTTGAAGGAGTAACTGATGTACTGTAGAAGAACATTTCATTTATGTAACTATTCTTAGAATATTTCATTTATGTAACTATTCTTTTAATTGGGGATGCTCTATAGAAAAGGTGGGGATAGAACCATTAAGAGGTACTAATTGAACTTCAGTAGACATAGCTGTTAAATTTCTTGTGAGTTTAACAGCTTCTTTAAATGACTAAATTCCAAGGTGATGTTTCTCTTCACCTGAGGTTTGCATTCAGCATTCTTGGCCACTGCTTGCTGTTCATTCCTGTGCATCTTTGGTTTCAAAGGTGGTTCTGCCACAGAGAGCATTTATTTGCATTGTTTATCTTGGGAGGTTCCAatgtttaatttctgaaaaatatactcattgttttaaaatatctgatgTTTATGAAACACTTCTGATAACAAAAGTTGTCACATAGTTATCTATTCAGTTTACTACTTAAATAAAATAGGACATCTTCAGTTAGagaaatttattaataaatatatatattaaatattttatattaatgttTCTACTTTTCAATTGTACTAGACTGTTCTTAGCATTAACTTTTCTAACTTGTGTTTTTAATGCAAGAAGGCACTTACAAGTCTTTATAATTCCCAATATCTCACATTCATATTTTAGGAGAACTTCATGACAGAAAAACTGTATGCAGTCTGAAATTCTGTTATGCAGCCTTCTGTGTAAGGCTTTGAGATGTCTATATTTTTTGATTGGTTAATATAACCTTTTGTCATTGCAGTCAGAATTTCATGAAAAAGATACCTTTTATATTTTCAACCATGttgacataaaaatatattaccATGTTGTGGAAAATGAAGCTCTGGGAGCAAGACTAGTTGCTGCTAAACTTGAGCCAAAAAGGTTAGTAGTTGAAAGTAACTTGTCATCAAAAAGTGATCCATGCCAAGACACTTGCTTTGATCTAGGACCCTGCTGCTAGTCAGAAGTGCTTTCAGATATGTGACCTGTAGATTACCTCTCCTGGTGATTGATGTAGTGTAGTTAGGACAGTCTCATGTCATTTTGTTCTTGGTGCACTTTTTCTTACTTGGatgaagaaaagataaaataagtAAGTGTTTGTGGGGTGTGATGAGTGTATGGTGCATGCATATAGAACCCTAATTTCCCTACCAAGGAATATTCTGTTCTGTATCAGAGTAGGGCAccagtgcctgctgcagacTTGACTGGAGATTTGATGTTATCAACAATCAGGATTTGAATAGAAAGATTTCACAGATACACTCATCAGTTGTTCTGGCGGCTATGTGGCTTTTGCACAACTGGTGTCTGTTGTATTATTTCTTAGCATCTTGTTTTTCATGGCATAACTGAGCTTGTTGCATTGTTGGTTCAGTTGaaagttgtggttttttttgacAGAAGTTAGTAATTCTGGTGgtgtaacattttaaatattttggagaTTCATAGCAATACTAAGGCTTCTTTGATTTTTGATACTCTGCGTTAGAGACTGTGCTCTTTTTAGAAGAGATGAGTCTTGTTTAAGAAGTTCAAGTTTCAAAAAATCCTGAACTTAGGATATGTTGTTTATAAGTTCTGAAATTTATGAGACATTAAGTACAATTCTTCTATAAGAATCCTTGCTATGCTTTTCTAAGATGAATGAATTCTTTCTTAAGAATGTTGTCAGTGAAGTGGTTTTCATTCTGTGTCTTTTCTCCCTGCAGTTACAAGCATACTCATCCAGACAACCCTGATTGCTCAGGAGTACCCATGGATATAAGCAATAAGGCTAGTGGAGAAGTCAAAATTGCATACACATACTCAGTTACTTTTCATGTGAGTACTAACATTTCTGTGGTAGTTACCTCTTAAAACCATGCGTTAATACTCTGAATTATAAAGGTGGACAATTAAAATAGCTTTACTACAGATAGTAAATTTGTGGTTTTAAAACTTTGTTTGAGCTGGAATGTCAGAGGTGGCTTGCGATTTAGCCACATACATTACACTGTTGCATACCAATACACAGAGTGGATGTGAAACACATGTGGTTTTTAAGAGTCACACTTTCCACATCTGCCTAGGTTGTCTGGTAGACTATTTTTCAATCCAAGTTCTTAAGTCTGAGAAATTGTGTGTTTCTTATTCTGCTGACAAACAGGAGAGGGAGGGTTTGacttagttttgtttttctgtaaatgGAGTTTGCTGGACAAACTGTTTATCAAAGTTTCCTACTCTTTCTTAAACTGTTTTCATGTTACTCTGAGTTCAAAATACAATAAGTAGTGTAAGAAGGGAGGGATTATATTATGTATATACTACGTAATTATCTTTTGAGAAATTATATCAGTTATGGTGCTGAAATGAATCTGTATACCAGAAAGCAAGTATTTCTGGAAACATGTTAGAAATTAGTAATTAAGAGTGACGTCAGCTTCATATTTATTGTTTGTCCTTAAAAATGACAtgcccagctgtgtgtgtgcaacTGTCTTGTGCACAGTTTTACATCAATTGGAGGTAGTCTTCTAAATTTCAATTGGGTTGGCAGACCAGGTCatctcaggaaaacaaaagaacaaaaaaaggcagagtAGGTATGAGGAAAAATGCAGTTCTGTCCTAGAGTCATTGATACTGGTTTAGAAATTCATTGCTTTCTTTGAgacatgggtttttttgtttatctcAGTGAACTAGATATATGATCTTGACTAAATTTTTAACCCACTAGAATTTTTTCAAAATCTGGCTTTGCTGCAAAGCACTCTTGCTCTTGTATGTTATAAATTACTGAAATAACAGCCTGTCAGACACCTAGCCAATTTTATTAGTTGATAGTAGTGTTTATGATTTGTTTAATAGCCATCTTCACCTTGATTAGCATGGtctattcctttttttcctgtttattctgcaaaataaaaccaagaaatgTTCTTCTTGAAGTGTTTCTGATCAGTGAATGTTCATTTTGAATAAGTTTAATCTGTTGAAATGCCTGGAGGAATAATTTGCTTCCCTCTACTAACAGTGTAAGTTCTGTAGGATCATCTCCCCACCTGTCCTGCAGTAAAAGCTGTTTGTACTGGGATTGGTAGTTGACTGAAATGAGGCTGTATGAAAGCAAAGGATTATTTGGACAGAGCATGATCTAGAGAGTGAAGTATTATGCTGGAGACTGCAGGATAGCTTAGTTTCTTGATATATGGACTTACATGTGGTAAATAATGCATGTTCTTTCATTATTCTGCTCGTCCATTCCAGATGAACTAATATAGTTCTTGAAGGGAGGATGCACAATTAAATTAATTTGGTAAGCCTTAAGGTCCGAATAGGACACAGGTGCTCaaattcagaaaatactttGTTGTAGATTCTATGATCAAATCTTATGTTTGCTCTAGGTAGCTATTATTAAACTATTCTCTGTAAGGCATGGAACTTGGAATCTCAATTAGTCACGAGATTTAAGATTGTTTTGCATTAACATCAGCTTTTAAATGTAAGAGTTGGATACTGACTGTATCTGAAGTTCATGTGTTTActctttcaggaagaaaaaactaTCAGATGGGCTTCAAGATGGGATTATATTTTGGAATCCATGCCTCACACTCACATCCAGTGGTTTAGGTAAGAGGAAAGTTTATTATGTTGAAGTGTTTACATTGCAGTTTGAATGAtgattttcatttgttttcttgtttttttttcttttcagtattaTGAATTCACTGGTGATTGTCCTCTTTCTGTCTGGAATGGTAGCTATGATTATGTTGAGGACACTGCATAAAGATATTGCAAGATACAATCAGATGGATTCCACTGTAAGTCAAAACTGTAGCTCCTAAAATTTATTTGGAATGTAACTTTTTCAGTTAAATGTGTTGCTGTAACAGGCTATTTAAGTTGCAATCTACTGTATTAAGATAGGTGTATTTCTTTAACAGGAAGATGCTCAAGAAGAATTTGGCTGGAAACTGGTTCATGGTGATATTTTCAGGCCTCCAAGAAAAGGAATGCTGTTGTCAGTTTTTCTAGGCTCTGGCACACAAATCTTAATAATGACTTTTGTTACCCTATGTAAGTAAAGTGGCGAGAATTTATTTGATTGTATGTGATTTTTCACTGCTAACTGCATGGTGCTAGtaaaaataacagtattttttattcttaaaaatttCATAAAAGTCATTAGAAACAGCTGAGCTGATGTAGTAGCTATACAACTAAGTATGCACAGATTTTAAGATAACTGATGTACCGGCTTTAAGTCAAACGTATAGTGTAAGGTTTCTaacatattttctaaaattatgCATCTCTGCTTCACAGTTTTTGCTTGCCTGGGATTTTTGTCACCTGCTAACAGGGGAGCTCTAATGACCTGTGCTGTAGTTTTGTGGGTACTGCTTGGAACTCCAGCTGGTTATGTTGCTGCCAGATTCTACAAATGTGAGTAATAGTTACTGAAAATGACAAGTCTTCAGTTCATTAATGTAAATTATCATTACAgatctggtttttattttgctgcacTGTTTGTAGCTTCCCTCAGGGCAACTTGCAGAAATGTACTTACCTTAACAacagaatatatatatagaacACTTAACATAGTTACACTGGTTTTGATGTAATCATGCCTAAGGACACTGAATTACTCTTGCTGCTGTGTATTTGTGAAATTAAATAGTACTGAGGTCATTACATCTTTACGTCAGAtggttttctgcttctgtttcctATCACTGCGGGGACAGTGTAAACCTGCATTTAGTTTTAGTCATGGATGTTGCTTGGTAACACACACCTGCACCCCCAAATCAGGAACCTCAGTTCTTGCATGCCTGAGATTTGTGACCTCTTTTCTTAGCTAGCTGCCAGGTATTTTGGAGAATAATGCTTTACTGGACTGTGGCTGGAGCACGGGGAGAAGGATTGTTATAAGTTCTGTAGTTGTAGAAACCAGCTCCGTGGTGTTTGGGCCCCTGACGGGAGTAAGGTGATACTGTTTTCCCTCACTGATCCCAGCTATTGTTTCAAGACCTGTCTGTCTACCAGCCTCAGAAGGTTTACCCCATATCCTCTGATGTATTTTAAGGTGAAGCATGGCATTCCACATACAGCTTGTTTTAATTACCTTACTCAAGGTGAGAGGTTTTTTACCTGAGAGAGGTGGATCTTTTGGACTCTTTAGTTGTGAATATACAGGGCTAGAGGAGAAGTTTAGTTCAGAACTTCAGCCTGGCAGTAGATACTGGAGTTCTTCTAACCGTTTTGTAATTTTCATGTGGGGAAGATGAGTGGGAAAAGTGAGTTTGTGTCTTGTAGGGAGTTTTTACGCAGTGGTGGTGATGTGATAGTGAAGTATTCCTAATATCCAAGCCAGTTAGACTTAAATGGGAGGAAATGTTAGTACTAAGAGCATAATTGAGGATAGaacttttctttatattttggTGTATGCTGTGTGTTTTGAAGGATGTTTTGAAGTGTATTGATGATAAATTGAATCTTGTGTTTGGTGGAGAGGTATTTATTAATGataaaatttcatattttactTTCTGAGAATCACTTAGTTGATACTTGAACATTGTGTTGAACTACTAAGACAGTGAATGACTGATccagagatatttttgttgtaACGGGAAGTGGTTTATACCCTCTATAGAGCATGTAAACAtgaatggggttttttatagTATACAAATAATGTGAGACTTAAAGTGAAATGCAACTGAAATGGATATCCAGTTTtgaaagttggggtttttttgaaattgcatttaaaaaaggaaacctGAGTTGAAATTAAGTGATTAATCCTAGTAACTGCTGTCACGTTCGACCAAGTTTTTATGAAGAAATAGAAACTTAATTAAAATCACTCTAACCATAATCACTTCTGACTCTTGAAATAAAGAAGCATGTCATTATGGCAGTGCTCAGATGAAATTATCAGCTTCACTGCACTCCAGCAggatattttcatttgaaagtaTACTGACTAGAATTTTTATCAGTATAGTGCAAATTCATAAAGATTTTCTTAATAAAGCTATCTTTAGTCTTTTGGTATCACCACTGCTTAATGCTGTTAAGACTCAAGAAAACATCAGTACTTCTATAAGCGTGTTAGTTCTGACTCTCCTGGAAGATTCATAGGCAAGAATTATTTCAAGAAAACTGTTAAGCTTGGTTTTCACATATTTATGTATCTTTACCTACTGAAACCTGCAGTGAAATGCTAGAAGCAGCTTAAATTTCTTAATCATTCCAggtttaaaatacttttaaagaCTTAGAAATACTGCAAATCTGCTCCCTCCATTTAGTAGATAAAGTGGTCAGAGACACAGTTTTAGCTGGGTACCTTTCCTGACCTTGGTCTGAGACGTTTTGCTTTGAAGTTCCATGGTTAAGCAATAGGGTAAGGAAATCTAATTTTATTACTGAATATCTAGTTGGCTGTTTTGAATTTGGGCATGATAGCACATTATCTGAGTATTTGCAGGCTAAGTATAACAGGTAAATGGACTGGAAAATTAACAGTTGAGCTTAATGCATGTTTTAATGTCtgtcaaatattttaatatacaGCATTTGGAGgtgagaaatggaaaacaaatgtcCTGCTGACATCATTCCTTTGTCCTGGGTAAGTTGAGAATATTGCCATGATTAAGAGAATTAAATTGCTTCTCTGATGTGCATAGCTAATTTTTTGAGTTTCAGCTATACAAATACATCTTACATTGTCCCTTTATTCTGGAAGCTACAAGAGTATCATGGTGCTTTTGACGAAGATGAGTATGTAAATGGCATATCAtccttagattttttttttgtaagcgTTTGTTTACTCTTACCACATGAAAAGGTTGATTAGGAAAAAGCATTATGATAGTAGTAAGTTTTAGGCCCACTTTgtcattgttttcttttattctctgAACTGTTTCTCTGACCACACTGTAGTCTTATATAGTGTCATATAATGTATAACCACTCTgataattttttccatttaatcaCAGCAAGCAGTCTTACCCTGAAGTATAGTTAAGACAAGCATATATTTGAAATAGCTTAGCTGGAACGTCAGCGCCTGCTGGAGTTCAGTCCCTCTAGATTAACAAAGAATTGCTTGTCTGACCtctttgttttcatattttgcCTGTGTCATTTGGTTTCAGCAGAGATTCAATGCTAAAATCTTGAAACAGTGCCATTGTTTTGTCAACATCAGTAAATGTTAAGAGGTATTTCTGTGCTCTAAGTGTGCTGTGTGTTTTTCAGAATTGTGTTTGCGGATTTTTTTATCATGAACCTCATTCTCTGGGGAGAAGGCTCTTCAGCAGCTATTCCATTTGGTACCTTGGTTGCTATTTTGGCACTCTGGTTTTGCATATCTGTGCCACTGACGTTTATTGGTGCCTACTTTGGGTTTAAGAAAAACGTAAGTGTTTCTGAGAAGTTGGGTTTTTAAGTGTATACATActtaaacacacagaaatatttttctctgtatacGCCGCCATGACTGAGGTAGCATCTAAGCCAGTTGCACTGTTGGCTCCTGTTCTGTTCAGTTACTTTAGAGCTGCATTAGATAACCAGTCTCCAAGGCTGTGGCACGTGGTTGGTGGCAGTGATACTTCTCTGCAGCAATTTGGGTTACCATTGTGTTTGACTGCCACAGATATATCAGTGATttgagcatttttattttaattagcaTCTATTTCGTATACTAAAACAAGTACTTGACCTAGCATAGGGTAAAGCAAATTATGCATTTCTGGGTTTTGTCACGTATTTCTTGTTCTTGTCTGCCTGCTATGTTGAGAAAGTTTCCTGATCAAATTGCTGGAGTTCTGTGAAATCTGTTTGCATAAGTGTTCTGTAAATGGTTATCTCTGCTTGGCAGACATTAATTATGATTTATTCCTAAACCAATcaattttacatatttttgtgAGGGCTCCTTAGGACCAAACATTTCATGATTTGGTGACCAAATCATTAAATAATAAgattggttcttttttttttcttaaaaacagtTTACTATCCCCCTCAAATAAATTTCTATAAATGCAGATACATTTGGGGGTTTTCTCCTGTGTAAGAAGACAGGGTTCCATCTCTCTGTAGATGTCCTGTAATACCTTCAGAGAATATTGTCTTAGTAGACACTTTTTAAGTCAGTTGTGTTAAGAAAAATAGAGTAACTACTCTATTTTTCTTAACCAGAATTCAGTAGGTTTTTTCTGATAACCATGTACAAGTTGCATCAAGTTCCCCTGTATTGTACAGGTGTGTACATCCTCTGTTAAGGAAGGAAGATTTGATAAAGCTAATAAGACAGTGTGGTAGGTGCCACAAAAACTTGAAAATCAAATCCGAAAGGAACTATCTATTGATGCTTTTGATGTAATCTTTATGAAAGGGGAAAGATGCAAAGTATGTATGTATCTTACAATGCCTTACATTGTTTTCTCCCACCATGCTGATCCATGCATGTCTTACATTAGGATTAAATTGCCAGATTGAGTCCTTTCAGTAAGTTTATCCTAGTGCAATTCTTGAAGTAAATCCTGAAAAACAACATGCTGGAATTTTTAGAAGATGAAAAAAGGAGTCTGCACCACCACAACCCCAGCTGAAGTGTGGTAAATTAGCTCAGGCTCTGTAACAGACGATAGATAGGCAAACACTAAAAGGGAAGTCCAAAATATGTCACTATGTTTTCAGTAAGAGCCGTCTTTTAGCGAGTTTGCCAAGCAAGTGTCAGTAACTGAGCTGGGAGCAAAAGCAAATGTAGTGTAGCTGGGTATGCACCTGCTCAAAACAAAGAGTAGACTTTTTGCCACCACTCATTacaaaaaggaagcaaaaaggTTTGATATTtattgatttgtttgttgttttcatttaaagGCTATTGAACACCCTGTTCGCACAAACCAAATTCCGCGTCAGATTCCTGAGCAATCGTTCTATACAAAGCCTTTACCTGGCATTATCATGGGAGGGATTCTTCCTTTTGGATGTATCTTTATACAGTTGTTCTTTATTCTCAATAGTATTTGGTAAGTTCATAATAAAGTGAATTTTCTCTGTCTTAAAAAGTGGTGATTTCTTTGTAAAAGTTTTTCATCAAGATGCTTTGCCTGATTTTTTGAGCATGCAGGGTTACCATAATACTAGTtcacaaaaatttaaatgttaacatatttttaatattttgttgttCTTAAGATACTCAGTGCTTGTTGGGATGTACAGAGAGGTGGCTGTGATATGCTTAGCAATTTACAGCTGAACTACCTTCAGATAGTTCGTTGTTTTCTCATGCTACCCTTCTGACTTCATGTGGAAGTGGCTCTGAAGCTGATATATGGCATACAAGTTGACAGTAgtaacatttattaaaataaacttgAGATTTTTTGGTACTTGTTATTAGGCTAAAAAAGTATTACTACTCttgggaggaaaacaaagaaccAAGAACAAATTCGTGTgaaatctttattaaaaaaaaaataaaattataaaataaaaaatattaaaaaaataaagcactgtAGACTAGTCCAGTATAAGTGAATTTTGATGTGAGCTCAGTGACAAACTAATCTACTGTGAGCAATTTGTCTTCCTTCTGGCAAAATTTAGTTATTGGATCTTGTTAAACTGTTTCTGAACCTTGAATAGGTGCCTCTACCCAACACAGACAGCTACAGAATTTGACATTTCTTGTTATTTTGGAGCTCTGCCCCTTTGATTGAAATGTGAGGTGAAAACCCCGTCCCGCTGAAGTCGGTGGAAGAGGTCACACTGACTTCACTGGAACTGTAATTTCACCATTATGTTTAGtcatttctttctctaaaatCCCAACCAGGGACATACTTTGGCCTTGCTTTCTCAGTGTTCTCAGACTGAGCTGCCAAGGTTCCTATTCTTTagttagaaaataaattagtcGATTGTATGGCTATACAATTGACAGTATTCAATAGGAAGGGAAAATACTTACGGTGAAGGTGATGTTACTACAtatgaagaaataataatagCACAATggccattttattttttttaactccctTTTATAGGTCTCACCAGATGTATTACATGTTTGGCTTCCTGTTTCTGGTATTCATTATTTTGGTTATTACATGTTCTGAGGCTACAATATTGCTCTGCTACTTCCATCTATGTGCAGAGGTAGGAaatatttcct is part of the Prinia subflava isolate CZ2003 ecotype Zambia chromosome 3, Cam_Psub_1.2, whole genome shotgun sequence genome and harbors:
- the TM9SF2 gene encoding transmembrane 9 superfamily member 2, with translation MALRRLLLFAAALAAAAAPAAAFYLPGLAPVNFCEAGKEKPECKSGIELFVNRLDSVESVLPYEYTAFDFCQAEGKKRPSENLGQVLFGERIEPSPYRFTFNKKETCKTVCTKTYDTTKPEDKQKLDFLKKSMLLNYQHHWIVDNMPVTWCYDVEDGQRFCNPGFPIGCYITEDGRPKDACVINSEFHEKDTFYIFNHVDIKIYYHVVENEALGARLVAAKLEPKSYKHTHPDNPDCSGVPMDISNKASGEVKIAYTYSVTFHEEKTIRWASRWDYILESMPHTHIQWFSIMNSLVIVLFLSGMVAMIMLRTLHKDIARYNQMDSTEDAQEEFGWKLVHGDIFRPPRKGMLLSVFLGSGTQILIMTFVTLFFACLGFLSPANRGALMTCAVVLWVLLGTPAGYVAARFYKSFGGEKWKTNVLLTSFLCPGIVFADFFIMNLILWGEGSSAAIPFGTLVAILALWFCISVPLTFIGAYFGFKKNAIEHPVRTNQIPRQIPEQSFYTKPLPGIIMGGILPFGCIFIQLFFILNSIWSHQMYYMFGFLFLVFIILVITCSEATILLCYFHLCAEDYHWQWRSFLTSGFTAVYFLIYAIHYFFSKLQITGTASTILYFGYTMIMVLIFFLFTGTIGFFACFWFVTKIYSVVKVD